GCCGGCGGCGGCGGCGCGGTCGACCGGCGCCGTCGCGGCGTACGTGTCGCCCGACTGGTGGACCAGGGCCACGTCGCCCGCGCCGAACGCCGAGAGGTTGACCGTCGGGTCGACCACGGCTGTCGCGTCGGTGACCGTCGCCTCGACACGGAGCGCGTCTCCGTCGCTCACCACGCCGTCCCCGTCCGCGTCGTCGACGAGGTTCACGTTCGTCAGCGACGGTGCCGTCGAGTCCAGCCGGACGGTCGACGGCGACTCAGCGCTCGCGGCGAGTTCTTCGGCGTCCGTCGCCTTGACCGCGACGCCGTAGTCGCCGTCGGTCGTGGCGCCGGCGTCGACGACGCCGGTCGCGTCGTAGGCGCCCAGCGAACTGTTGTACGTCAGCGTCGTGTTGCCGGGGCCGACGCCGAACGCCGACAGGTCGGCTTCCACCATCTGGACGGCGGTCGCGTCCGTGGCCGTCGCGACGACGCGAACCACGTCGCCGTCGACGACGACGCCGTCGCCGTCGGTCGCGTCCGTCACCGACAGGCTCGACAGCGCGGGGTCGGTCGTGTCCAGCGCGAGCGACGCCGAGCCGTTCGTCGTCGCGATGCCGGCGGCGTCGACCCCGACCACCGCCACGGCGACGGTGCCGTCCGACCCGGCGCCTGCGGCGTCGACGGTCACGGTCGCCTCGTAGGTGTCGCCCGACTGGTGGGTGAGCGTCGTGTTTCCGGGGCCAACGCCGAGCGCAGACAGGTCCACCTCCACGGTCGAGACGCCGGTCCCGGAGTCGGTGACCGTCGCGGTAACCGTTACCGACTCGTCGTCTGTCACCCGGCCGTCGGCGTCGCCGTCGGCCACGGTCACGGTGTCGACGCTGGGGGCCGCCGTGTCGACCGTGACTGTGTTGCTCGCCGCGCTCGCTTCGTTCGTCTCGCCGTCGACGGCGGTCACGACCACGTCGTGGGCGCCGGCACCCGCTGCGCCCGAGGCGTCGGCGTCGACGACGCCGGTCGCCTCGTAGGCGCCGAGCGAACTGTTGTACGACAGGCTCACGTTCCCCGGGCCGACGCCGAACGCCGTCAGGTTGGCCTCCACGGTCGCCACGCCGCCGGCGTCGGTCACATCGGCGACGATGCGGACCGTCCCGCCGTCCGCGACGACCGTGTCACCGTCGGCGGCGTCGGTCAACGACACCGACGACACCGACGGCGGCGTGCTGTCGAGACTGAGCGTGGTCGTGTCGACGACGACCGACTGCCCCTCGACGTCGGTGGCGTTCACGGAGACGGGGTAGTCGCCGTCGTCGAACGCGGTGGTCCGGTCGACCGTGACCGTCCCGTCCCACACGTCGCCCGAACTGTTGTACGTGAGCTGCACGATCCCGGCGCCGAACGCCGAGGCGTTCGCCGTCACCGTGTCGACGCCCGCGGCGTCCGTGACCGACGCCGCGATCCGAACGACGTCGCCGTCACCGACGGCGCCGTTCGCGTCCGTCTCGTCGGACAACGGCTCGGGCGTCACCGTCGGTGCTCCCGCGTCGTACACCGGGCCGGCGGTCGAGTTCGTCCCGCGGTTGTCGGGGTCGTCGGCTGCCTCGACGACGACTGTCGAGGACCCCTCTACGCCGCCCGGCCCAGCCTGCGTGGTCGCCTCGTACACACCGTCGCCGTCTCCGTCGGTCAGGGTGAGTTGGCCCGCGCCCAGCGGCGACAGGTCCGCCGTCACCGACACCACGGTCGCGGTGTCGTCGGTCGCAGTCGCCGTGACGGTGACGTCCTCGCCGTCGACGACCGACCCGTCGCCGTCGCCGTCGACGACGGTCACGGTCGACACCGAGGGCGCCGTCGTGTCGACCGTCAGGGTGCCGCCGGAGGTGGTGTTCGTCTGCGAGCGGGAGTCCGTGACGGTCACCGTCGCGCTCGCCGTCCCGTCCGCGCCGACGCCCGCCTCGTCGACGGCGACCGTCCGGTCGTACGTACCGTCGCCGTCGCCGTCGGTGAGGTTGACCGTCCCCGCGCCGAACGCCGACAGGTCAGCCGTCACCGTGTCGATGGTCGAGGTGGCGTCGGTCGGCGTCACGGCGACGCGGACGCCGTCGTCATCTGCGACGACCCCGTCGGCGTCGTCGGCGTCGTTGAGGAGGATGGGTCCGACGACCGGTGGCGTCGTGTCGACGGTCGCGTCCGCCGACTGGCCCGCGGCGCCGTCCGTCCCCGACGCGTCGGCGGCGGTGGTCAGCGTCGCCGTCACGGTGCCGTCCGTGCCGATGTAGACGGTCGCCTCGTAGTCGTACGGCCCGGATCCGGTCTCTGAGAAGTCTGACTCGGTGAGCGTGGCCGTCGTGTCGCCGGTGAGTTCGACGACGATGGTCCCCAACTGCTCGTCGCTCTGGAAGCTGATCGTGACATTCTGGCCCGTCGCGACGGTCGCCGCGTACGCGGTGATTCCAGGTGCGGTGTCGAGTTCCAGTTGCGGCGTCGTCGTCGTGTTCACGTTGCCGACCTCGTCGGTCGCCGTCAGCGTCACCGCGTAGTCACCGTCCGGGTCGGCCGCCGCCTCGTCGACCTCGACCGTCGTGTCGTACGTCCCGTCAGCGTCGCCGTCGGTGAGGGTGACCGTCCCCGCGCCGAACGCCGACAGGTCCGCCGTCACCGTGTCGACCGCGGTCCGTGCGTCCGTAGCGTCGACCGCCACGAGGACGTCGCTCCCGTTGCCGACCGGGTCGCCCGGGGAAGTGGCGTTCTCCAACACCGGGGACGACAGCGCCGGCGGCGTCGTGTCCAACTCGAGCGTCCCGGTCGTCGTCGTGTTCTGGTTTGCTGGCGTCGCGTCGTCGGTCGCGTTCACCGTCACGGCGTAGGTGCCGTCGGCACTCGCCGCGGCCTCGTCGACGGCGACCGTCGTGTCGTACGTGCCGTCGCCGTCGTCGTCGGTGAGGTTGACCGTCCCCGCGCCGAACGCCGTGAGGTTCGCCGTCACCGACGACACGTTCGAGGTCGCGTCGTCGACCGTCGCCTCGACGGCGACCCCGTCACCGTCGGCGACGACGCCGTTCGCGTCGGTCGCGTCGGTGAGCGAGACGCCGGTCATCGTCGGTGCCGCCGTGTCGACCGTCGTCGCGGCGACGTAGCTCCCGTCGCCGGCGCCGTTGTTCCCGTCAGCGTCGAGCGCCTGCGACAGTTCGGCGGTGTAGTTCCCGTCCGTGGCAGCGGTGTACGTCGCGACGTACGTGTACGGACCCGACCCGCTCTCGGTGAAGTCCGTTCGGTCGAGGGTGTCCTCCAGGCTCGACTCGCGGTCGATTCCCACGAGCACGTCGTCTATCGGCTCGGAGCTGTTGAATCGCACCTCGATGGTCGACCCGCTGGGGTTCGTCACGCTGAAATCCGTGATCACCGGGGCGCCAGCCGCCGCCACCGTCGCGCCGCCGCCGAGCGCGTCGCTGGACCCGTGGACGGCGCCCGTCGCCGCGGCCGCGTAGCCGACGCCGCCGCTGGCTGCGCCTATCGCTGCGACCGTCACCACGAGCGTTGCGACCGCCACGGCCGCGCGTGCCGCCCCGCGAGACATATTATCCTACCGAGGTCATCGGCCCGACAAAAATGGTTCCCGGCGGATCTCAGTTCCGAGAACTACGAGGCGCGGTGACCGTCGCCGGGGGTCAGCGCTCTGCCGTCAGCGCCTGCTCGATCCGAGTCTCCACCTGCGGGAGTCGTCGCTCGACTAACTCGGGCAACTGGTCGGGGAGCGTCTCGCGGTTCCGCTCGATCGCGTCGGCGATGGCCGCCGTCCGCTCTTGCAGTCCACGGAGCCGGTTGTCCGCCGCCTCGGCGTCGCCCGCTTTCGCCGCCTCGTCGGCGCGTTGTGCCGCTCGAGTCCCCGCCCGGAGCGCGTTCAGCAAGCCGGTGAAGCCGTCCGTCTGGAGCCGCAGGTCGTCGAGGACGTCGCCGCGACCGTCGTCGTCGTCGGTGGCGGTCGCCGTCGCTGTCTCCGTCGCAGTCGTGGTGTTGGTAGTCGTCTCGTCGTCGACGGTGTCGGTCGTGTCGTCGACCGTATCCTCGGTCGTGTTCGTCGTCTCGGTGGACCCGTCGACGGTGTCTGTCGTCGAGTCGGTCGTGTTCGTCGCGTCGACCGTATCGGTCGTGTCGGTCGTGTTCGTCTCCTCGTCGACAGTGTCGTCGTCGACCGCCGAGTCGACGGTCTCTGTCGTCTCGCCGACCACCGCGTCGACGACCGCGGCGGCGTCGCCCTCCTGTTCGGTCGTGCTGTCGGGCACGTCCACCTCGTCGATGCCGTCGGGGGTGCCGTCCTCGAACACCGCCGCCTGCGCCGTCGTCTCCGTCAACAGCGTGAGCAAGAACGACGTGAGTGACGCCTTCCCTGTACGCACGTCTGCCAGCGTCGCCGTCGACTGCCCCGCGCGGGGGTTGACGCGGAACGCGCCGATCCCGCCCTCGCTGTCTTCGATCTCGGTGGTGTAGGCACCCTCACGGTGGGCGTAGACGGCGACGCCGCGGTCGTCGCTCTCGTCGTCGTCGCCGGTCGGCGGCGGTGCGTCGAACACCCTCCCCGCCACGTCGTCTTCGACGGCCATGCGGGCGACCCCCGGCGCGTCCGACGCCGGTTCCGCACGCACCTTCACGGCGTCCTCGTTGGCGGCGACGACCACCTCACCGTCGACGCCGGCGGTCGTCGCCTCGCCGTCGTCGGTGTGGGTCAGCCCCTGACTGTAGGGCGCGACGCCGGCGCCGTTGACCGTGAGCCGGTGGTCGCCTTCCGGCACGTCTCGCAGCGCGACGACCCCATTGAACGTCGGGACGGCGACCGGGTCGGACTCCAGCAGTGCGACCCCTTCGACGGTCGGATCGGTCGTCTCGACGCCGTTGCTCCCCGGTGTGTCGTCGGTGCTGGTCGCCTCGCGCAACAGGCCGACCACGTCACCCGCGAGGCCCGCCACGTCGACGTCGAACCGCTCCGACAGCGCCGAGCGGTGACGGGGGTCGGTCACGTCGGCGATCGGGTTGCGGTACCGCGGCTGGGTCTTCGGTGTCCCGGTCGTCGTGATGTGGGAGGCGATGGCGTCCTCGGCGAACGAGGGGACCGCGAACTCGAACGAGAGCTGCGGACCGGTGAACTCCTCGACGGTCATCTCGCTCATCGGCGCCAACTCGTACGTGTAGTCCGCCGTCGCCGCCGTGTCGGCTTCCACGAAGGCGAACTGGTGGCCCGTCTCGCGCAACGGGAGGTCGCTCGGCGGCGTCGGGAGCCCCGCGAACGAGCCGACCGTCATCTCGGCCGGGACGAGGTGGTCGCGAGTGACGTTCGGCAGGTCGGGGTGCTCGTAGATCGGATCGCCGTCGAGTTCGGGCACGGCGAACGGGAGCCGGTACCCTTCGCCGCGAGGGAGTCCGTACGCCGCCGGAATTTCCGTGACGGCGAACACGCCGTTGGAGATGTCGGCGATGTCGGTCGCGATGGGGAGGCGCTCGAAGGTGGCCTTCGTCTCGTTCACCCCGAGCGCCGACGAGTGGCTCCCAACCTCGCTGATGATGCTCGCGCGGTCGGTCTCCGGGTCGAGGAACTCGTTGTTCGGAACCGACCGCGAGTGCGCCGAGGCGACGAGCAGTTGCGGCGCGCCTGTCTCGGGGTCGCCCGTCTCCTCGCTCGTGTCGAGGAACACCTGCAGCAGTTCCCAGTCGTGCCAGTGGAAGTTGGTCGTGAACTGGTCGAACGCCGAGTAGAACCAGTACTGGACGACGGTGAGGTCGGTGTCGGCGTACTCGACGACGTTGTAGAACGCGGTGCGGTGGGGCGGTTCCCCCGCCTCGTCGATGTCGCGGGAGTACCCGTCGAACGCGGTGAACCCGTCGAGGACGGACTCGTCGCCCGACTCCGCTGCGTACACCCGCGGGTCCGTCGGGAACCACCGCTCGCCGACGCCGAAGTAGAGGTCCGGCGCGTGCGCCGCCGCCATCGTTCGCGCGCGCTCGTCCTCGACGCTGGCCGTCTCGGGCGGCGCGTCCTCGCCGTCCAACAACACGGCACCGCCCGCGAGCGTCGCCGCGCCGGCGACGCCGCTCGCGAGGAGTCGACGCCTGGTGAGTTCGAAGTCCGTCATCACTCCTCGGTCCCCTGGATGTTGGCCGGCTTCCCTCGCGGCGCTGAAAACTCCGTCGGCCCTCCACCCGTGAGGCCGGTCGGATCTCCCGGGCGGTGAACGGCGAGTCGGGCCATCGTCGCCTACGCGGCCTCCTCGTCGTGGACGAGCGACTGCATCATCGTCCGCACGTCCGCCTCCTGCCCCGTCAAGACGCTCGGATACCCGCCGATGGCGACGACGAAGTCGGGGCCCGCACGGACCGCCTCGGCGACGTGGAGCGTCACCTGCACCTCGATGCCGTCGGCGATGGTCGCATCGGCGGTGAACAGCCCCACGGTCGTCTCCGTGCCGAGCACCGTAACGGTCTCCTCGCCGGCCGCGCGCAGGTCGCCGAAGCCGTCGTAGCGCGCGAGCAGTCGCTCGGCGAGTTCGCGGCTGCGAAGGTCGCCGACGGGGTTGAACGTGCGGTCGCCGAGTTCGACGGCGGGCGTCGACAACGCGGCGAAGACGGCCCCCCGGAGTCGCTCGCCGAACACGGTGGCCGACTTGTCGTACTGGGCGAGATGGTTCGTGACGACCACCTCGCGCGTCTCCCCGGCGACGGTGAACTCACGCGTGACCTCAAGCGGTTCGACCCGATACTCCGCGTACCCGGTCTCCGCCAGCGCCGTCTCCGGGACTGTCGCGGGCGATGCCGACAGCGTCACCGGTTCCTCCCCCGAGATGACGCCGAGACAGCCGCTCGTCGCGCTCGCGGCGCCGAGCGTCAGCGCGCCCCCCGCGGCCCGCAGGAACTCCCGTCTGCGTGCCTCTCGTGGCATAGAAGGGGAGTGAGCGGTGGAGCGGTATGAGCTTCGTGGTCCAGACCGGCGCCCGGGGTCGCCGCCGTCGATCCCCCGCGACAACGGCTCACACGACCGTACGGCGACTATCGCACCGCTTTTGCCGCTCGGACCGAAACGTGGAGCAACGAATGATCTCGAAGGGCTGTGAACAGTGCTCCAAGGGCGGGAAGATGGTGCTGTTCGTGTACGGCTACTGCGACCAGCGCGACTGCTTCTACTGTCCGCTCGGGGAGAACCGCAAGAACGTCACCGACGTGTACGCCAACGAGCGCCTCGTCGAGTCCGACGAGGACGTCATCGAGGAGGCCAAGCGGATGTCGGCGCTGGGCACCTCGATCACCGGCGGTGAACCGCAGGAGGCGATGGAGAAGACGTGTCGGTACCTCCGCCTCCTGAAAGACGAGTTCGGCGAGGACCACCACACCCACCTCTACACGGGCATCACGGGCGGCCGCGAGAACATGCGCCGCCTGTCGGAGGCGGGCCTCGACGAGATTCGCTTCCACCCGCCGGTCGAGCAGTGGGGCGACCTCCACGGCACCGAGTGGGAGGACATCCTCTACATCGCTCGCGAGGAGGGGCTGACGCCCGCCTTCGAGATCCCCGGCATCCGCGCCGAAGAAGAGTTCCTGGAGTTCCTCGACGAGGGCGCCGCCGAGTTCTGCAACATCAACGAGTTCGAGATGAGCGACGGGAACTACCGCCGGATGCAAGAGCAGGGGTTCGAACTGCAGGAGGGGCACATGTCCGCCGTCGACGGCTCGAAGGAGGCCATCCTCGACGTGATGGGCGACCACGAGCGCGTCTACTTCTGCACCTCCGTGTTCAAGGACGCCGCCCAACACCGCAACCGCCTCAAGCGGATGGCGCGCAACCTCCGGCGCCCGTTCGACGAGGTGACCGACGACGGGACGCTCGTGTACGGCAAGACGTACGCCGACCCCGAGCGGTTCGCGGAGTTGGAGGTCCCCGAGGAGTTCTACTCGGTGAAGTCCGAACACGTCGAGGTGGCGTGGTGGCTGCTCGAAGAGATGATCGCAGAGGGCGACCTCGACGATGGCGAGGTCGTCGAGCAGTACCCAACCTACGACGGGACGGTCGTCGAGCGGACGCCGCTGGCGTGACCGCCGCACAAGACCTATCTCTCGGGCCTCGGTTTCGCCGGTCGTGTGTCCCCACGATCCCTCCACTCTGACGCGACGGCGCCTCGTCGTGACGTTCGCCGCCGGTGGAGTCGCATCGCTCGCCGGTTGTACCACTGGTACTCGCCCGACGACCGACACCGATACTCCAGCGTCGACGACGACCGTCGCGACACGACGACCGACGACGACGGCGGACGACCCCATCGAGGTCCGTGTCGCGAACGACCGAGCGACGACGGTCGCCGTCGAGGTACGTGTCCACCACACCGACGAACTGCTGGTTGACCGAACCCTCTCCGTCGCGCCTGGCGAGTACGAGTCGGTCGACTCTGGGATACGCCGGGTCGGTGAGTACCGCCTCGCGGTGGTGCTCGACGGCGAACGCGCCGTAGACCGGACGCTCGCGGTCGACGGGTACGACGTGCGCACTGGCGCGAACGTGATCGTCGAGGTGACAGCATCGGACGTGCGCCTGCTCCGAGAGGAGTGAGGCCTTCGACGACTACTCCTCGAGCGTCACCGCCTCGTCGGCGCTGCGACGAAGCGCATCAGACCGGCCGTGGCTCCCCGGCGCGATGGCGAGCGTCCGCAGGCCGTACTCGTTGGCGACCTCCAGCGCGGGCTTGAAGTCCGTGTCGCGGGAGGCGACCGCGATGGTCGCCGCGCGTCGCTCCGCCGCGAACGTCGCCACGTCGACGGCGAGTTTCACGTCCACGTCGCCGCTGGTGGTGACCACTTGGAAGCCGTTGGCTTCCGCGGCCTGGATGAGTCCCGGCGTCGCGTGCTCGTCGAGGTACAGGCGCGCGGTGACGAGGTCGCCCTCGTCGCCGGCGGCCGCCCGCAGGTCCGCGAAGTCCACGTCGAACTCCTCGCGGAACACGTTCGGCCCGTCGACGAACAGCGCGACCCCCCGCGGACTCGTGGGCGACCCGTCGGCGTCGCGCCACGGGCCGCGTGGACCGGCGGCGTCGGTGGTCCCCGCTCCGTCGGCTGTCGGCCCGTCGGCGCGCCGACCGAGGAGCCGATCGAACACTCCCATGCACCCGGAGAACGCGGCGCCGCCGATACCCGTTCCGGTTTGCGGACGGTCCTTCAGCGGTTCGTCCACCAGAACACACGATCGAACAAACGGCGAGCGCCTCGCCGCTCGGACCGGTCGCTTCGGTGTCGTGTGGTGCGATCCTCAGAACACAGTGACGACCGCTCGTTCAGCGTTTACTCTGGTTTAATCTCTGTTAGATATAGTATTATATTTGCGTTACTAGCAGTAGAATTAAGTTGGGTGCCCCATCCTGTGAAGTCGTCGCATGACAGACAACACCGAACGTGTCGACACGATGCGTCGTGGCTTCCTCAAACTGACCGGTGCGGTCGCCGGTGCGGCCGCCTTCGGCGGCGTCGCCTCCGCTCGCAACGGCCGGGCGCCCGGTCCGAAGGAAGACGAGGTGCTCGTCGGCGTCTCCGTCACCGCCGACGACATCGAACAAGAGGTCGCACAGTACGTCCCCGGTAACGCCGAGGTCGTCCACAGCAACGAGTCGCTCAGCTACGTCGCCGTGAGGTTCCCGTCGGAGGCCGCCGACGTGGCTCGCGAGAACTTCCTCGAGGCGGTGACGAAGAAGGAGAAGATCAAGTACGCCGAGGCGAACGCGACGTACGAGACGCAACTCGCGCCCAACGACCCGCAGTTCTCCAGCCAGTACGCTCCCCAGCAGGTCCGCTCTGACGAGGCGTGGGACACGACGCTCGGTGACTCGTCGGTCACCATCGCAGTGGTCGACACCGGCGCGCAGTACGACCACCCCGACCTGCAGGGGAACTACAAGTCGGACCCGGGCCGGGACTTCGCCGACGGCGACTCGGACCCGTATCCGGACGTGCCCAGCGACGAGTACCACGGCACTCACGTCTCCGGATGCGCCTCCGCGGTCGTCGACAACGGCACCGGCGTCTCGGGCCAGTCGAACTCCTCGCTCATCAACGGCCGCTCGCTCGACGAGTCCGGGTCCGGGTCGACGGCGGACATCGCCGACGCCATCCAGTGGGCCGCCGACCAGGGCGCCGACGTGATCAACCTCAGCCTCGGGGGCGGCGGCTACACCTCGACGATGAAGAACGCCGTCAGCTACGCCGACGACAACGGTGCGCTCGTCGTCGCGGCCGCCGGGAACGACGGCACCTCGTCGGTCAGCTACCCCGCGGCCTACTCGGAGGCGATGGCCGTCTCGGCGGTCGACTCCAACGAGAACCTCGCGTCGTTCTCCCAGTACGGCAGCAGCGTCGAGATCTGTGCCCCCGGCGTCAACGTCCTCTCGACGACGACCGAGGCGCGCGGCTCCTACGAGGAACTGTCCGGGACGTCGATGGCGACGCCCGTCACCTCCGGCGTCGCCGGCCTCGCGCTCGCCGCGTGGCCGAGCCTGACGAACACGGAACTGCGCGATCACCTGAAGGCGACCGCCGCCGACATCGGGCTCTCCAGCGACGAGCAGGGGAGCGGCCAGGCAGACGCCTACGCCGCCGTCACGACCGAACCAGGCTCTGGTGACGGGGGCGACGGTGGCGGCGGCGGAGGCGGCTCCGGTGACTCGACCAGCGGGAGCGTGGACGGGTCGCTGTCGGGCTACTACGACTACGACGACTACTCGTGGTCGTGGAACTACTCCTCGCCGAGTCGCGTCGTCGTCGAACTCGACGGGCCGAGCGACGCCGACTTCGACCTGTACGTCAACACCGGGACGACGCAGAACGCCTCGCCGAGCAACTACGACTACCGCTCGTACACGGCCGACAGCCAGGAGTCGATCACCATCGACGACCCCGACACGTCCACCGACATGCAGATCGACGTGGACTCCTACTCCGGGTCGGGCAGCTACACGCTGACCATCACGGAGTACCAGTAGCGACGCGAACACCGCCGCCGTCGTCCTTCACTCGCTGCGTCGGCGCCGAAGACCGCGGCGCCGACACACGTTCCACCGACGCAGGCGCTCGGCCCCCGCTGGTTCGAGCGCCTGCGGACCCGCGCCTGCACCTGTATCCACTCAGTAGTCACAACTGGAGGGAAACCGACATACCAGCCGCGCGCGTGTGGCGAACTATGAGCAACTGGACCGACGCGATCGTCGGCGAGCGGATGGCCGTCGACCGCGAGTTCAACCAACGGATCCAGCAGTCGCAGTTCTCCAACCAGCAGTGGGGGCTGATCATGACGGCCACGGAGTTCGAGATCGAAGCCGCCGACGACCCCGAGGCCGCTCGAATCGTCGCCGACAC
The DNA window shown above is from Halobaculum marinum and carries:
- a CDS encoding PGF-pre-PGF domain-containing protein codes for the protein MSRGAARAAVAVATLVVTVAAIGAASGGVGYAAAATGAVHGSSDALGGGATVAAAGAPVITDFSVTNPSGSTIEVRFNSSEPIDDVLVGIDRESSLEDTLDRTDFTESGSGPYTYVATYTAATDGNYTAELSQALDADGNNGAGDGSYVAATTVDTAAPTMTGVSLTDATDANGVVADGDGVAVEATVDDATSNVSSVTANLTAFGAGTVNLTDDDGDGTYDTTVAVDEAAASADGTYAVTVNATDDATPANQNTTTTGTLELDTTPPALSSPVLENATSPGDPVGNGSDVLVAVDATDARTAVDTVTADLSAFGAGTVTLTDGDADGTYDTTVEVDEAAADPDGDYAVTLTATDEVGNVNTTTTPQLELDTAPGITAYAATVATGQNVTISFQSDEQLGTIVVELTGDTTATLTESDFSETGSGPYDYEATVYIGTDGTVTATLTTAADASGTDGAAGQSADATVDTTPPVVGPILLNDADDADGVVADDDGVRVAVTPTDATSTIDTVTADLSAFGAGTVNLTDGDGDGTYDRTVAVDEAGVGADGTASATVTVTDSRSQTNTTSGGTLTVDTTAPSVSTVTVVDGDGDGSVVDGEDVTVTATATDDTATVVSVTADLSPLGAGQLTLTDGDGDGVYEATTQAGPGGVEGSSTVVVEAADDPDNRGTNSTAGPVYDAGAPTVTPEPLSDETDANGAVGDGDVVRIAASVTDAAGVDTVTANASAFGAGIVQLTYNSSGDVWDGTVTVDRTTAFDDGDYPVSVNATDVEGQSVVVDTTTLSLDSTPPSVSSVSLTDAADGDTVVADGGTVRIVADVTDAGGVATVEANLTAFGVGPGNVSLSYNSSLGAYEATGVVDADASGAAGAGAHDVVVTAVDGETNEASAASNTVTVDTAAPSVDTVTVADGDADGRVTDDESVTVTATVTDSGTGVSTVEVDLSALGVGPGNTTLTHQSGDTYEATVTVDAAGAGSDGTVAVAVVGVDAAGIATTNGSASLALDTTDPALSSLSVTDATDGDGVVVDGDVVRVVATATDATAVQMVEADLSAFGVGPGNTTLTYNSSLGAYDATGVVDAGATTDGDYGVAVKATDAEELAASAESPSTVRLDSTAPSLTNVNLVDDADGDGVVSDGDALRVEATVTDATAVVDPTVNLSAFGAGDVALVHQSGDTYAATAPVDRAAAAGQGSHDATVTVDDGLGHTATATTGSLTVDTPPTVEAFDLTAAGDTELVVTLRASEQLDALTVEVDGPNETTLALGDFGETSHGNGSYTYDASWTPAATGDYAATVTVAADANGKDGADGQLAAASTTTNGSGSDGDGGESVTTETVVVTREVEVNATDDDDSTADDGEDGPAVRVEATSNATATVRIEDAAPNEPVTAVLESETNDSSLVVRGLETTANATSYDLGVSVTTDPPASLSTAGDGDEDGEPAPTVPSDDVLGYVTVDHSVPDDQIDYAMFSFELPAERLDERGVDPGELRLFRLHDGAWQSLETVHVATRDGVHEFRAVSPGFSVFAVGRADAGRPSVVATSLDRTHVVGTGDVGVSVTLRNDRETPATRTVELSLGGDLVETRTVVVAGNATRTVWFQRRVNASAPGAPERLRVAVDNQSVGTVRLSTESTPTASPTTLPTTAAATATDAPSADGQSTTALPFALPFGSRGSGAAVVVGVAAALFAAARRLRTR
- a CDS encoding DUF6517 family protein, coding for MPREARRREFLRAAGGALTLGAASATSGCLGVISGEEPVTLSASPATVPETALAETGYAEYRVEPLEVTREFTVAGETREVVVTNHLAQYDKSATVFGERLRGAVFAALSTPAVELGDRTFNPVGDLRSRELAERLLARYDGFGDLRAAGEETVTVLGTETTVGLFTADATIADGIEVQVTLHVAEAVRAGPDFVVAIGGYPSVLTGQEADVRTMMQSLVHDEEAA
- a CDS encoding radical SAM protein, which produces MISKGCEQCSKGGKMVLFVYGYCDQRDCFYCPLGENRKNVTDVYANERLVESDEDVIEEAKRMSALGTSITGGEPQEAMEKTCRYLRLLKDEFGEDHHTHLYTGITGGRENMRRLSEAGLDEIRFHPPVEQWGDLHGTEWEDILYIAREEGLTPAFEIPGIRAEEEFLEFLDEGAAEFCNINEFEMSDGNYRRMQEQGFELQEGHMSAVDGSKEAILDVMGDHERVYFCTSVFKDAAQHRNRLKRMARNLRRPFDEVTDDGTLVYGKTYADPERFAELEVPEEFYSVKSEHVEVAWWLLEEMIAEGDLDDGEVVEQYPTYDGTVVERTPLA
- a CDS encoding NYN domain-containing protein, producing the protein MGVFDRLLGRRADGPTADGAGTTDAAGPRGPWRDADGSPTSPRGVALFVDGPNVFREEFDVDFADLRAAAGDEGDLVTARLYLDEHATPGLIQAAEANGFQVVTTSGDVDVKLAVDVATFAAERRAATIAVASRDTDFKPALEVANEYGLRTLAIAPGSHGRSDALRRSADEAVTLEE
- a CDS encoding S8 family serine peptidase; translated protein: MTDNTERVDTMRRGFLKLTGAVAGAAAFGGVASARNGRAPGPKEDEVLVGVSVTADDIEQEVAQYVPGNAEVVHSNESLSYVAVRFPSEAADVARENFLEAVTKKEKIKYAEANATYETQLAPNDPQFSSQYAPQQVRSDEAWDTTLGDSSVTIAVVDTGAQYDHPDLQGNYKSDPGRDFADGDSDPYPDVPSDEYHGTHVSGCASAVVDNGTGVSGQSNSSLINGRSLDESGSGSTADIADAIQWAADQGADVINLSLGGGGYTSTMKNAVSYADDNGALVVAAAGNDGTSSVSYPAAYSEAMAVSAVDSNENLASFSQYGSSVEICAPGVNVLSTTTEARGSYEELSGTSMATPVTSGVAGLALAAWPSLTNTELRDHLKATAADIGLSSDEQGSGQADAYAAVTTEPGSGDGGDGGGGGGGSGDSTSGSVDGSLSGYYDYDDYSWSWNYSSPSRVVVELDGPSDADFDLYVNTGTTQNASPSNYDYRSYTADSQESITIDDPDTSTDMQIDVDSYSGSGSYTLTITEYQ